ATATGTTATGGCAACTGAAGCTATTGATCGAACTCGACTTCCACCCATCCAATCTATACTTACTAGATTTTTTGTGACAATAAAGCCAGAATTAACGCATTAGATAATCAAGTGCAACATGATAGAACTAATCATGTTGAGGTGGAGCCGCCAATAAAGGAGACGCGCAATGGCCGACGAAAAAGGGAGACGACGACTCGAAGATGATTGATTTCCCTTCTAGGATGTACAGAAATTTGGAGAAGGAAAATAAAGTCCCCtaactccagaaaatcacaatCTAAGCCACTCATGAAAAGTTTAAGCATTGGAAAGCCCTATACTCTACTTGAGGGAGAATGTTGAAAAGAAGATCTCAATCAGAGCCAAGATATAGAGAATCAAATCAAGAAGAATCTTATTAAAATTTGAACAAATTAAGTCTtgcacaaaaataaataaatcttcCATGTATAACTAAAATTGGAATCTATAAAAAATTGtgtaaaaataaagagaaaatcaCCACAAGCCAACTACAATGTAGCCCTGAAATCACTtcaatgttttttattttccacattttttgtgTTAGTTTAAGTTTGGTGTAGCTTATTATTGTCAGATTATTAAGTATTTTCATAATTGACCTATAGCTTAGTGAGTGCTCCTTCAATGTTAACATGAATTGAGTTTAGACAGTATCCTTACTAAAATTTAGAATATGTTTATGTAATGCAATTTCCCAATCTATATTAACACATTCTCTATTCAATAAATTACAACCAAAAATTTGTTCAAACATAGAATGCCATCTAAGCAGTAAAAGTATCTCAAGTTTTATAGAACACAATAAAACAGTTTTTCACTCTACACACAATAAAACCAGACACAAGACAGTCAGTACCTGCCTTATTATCATTCTTGCAAACTCATcatgaaagagaaaaaaaagtaacaaCCACTCAAATATGAAATCCACACAGGAAATCTCAGATTTGCAAATATCTCAAAATACTATTGCATCAATAAGAGCCATGCACCTCAGCTTGCTTCTTCCATCACCATCAGAGCTCCAACACCAAATCTACAAATCCGAAACAATAAAGAAACTAGTTTATGTCATGTCaatcaaaccaaaccaaacGAGCCCTTAgcgtagtagtagtagtagtagttttaCGCGACTTACAGTCTGCATCAGTCTTCACCCAGAGCTCATCACCACTTGCTTTTGCTGCATTCTGGGATTGGTTATTCTTGTAGCTCAACATGTTTTCCCTTGCTTGATGTGGATATATTATGATGTCCTCGGCCGATGGCCGTAGCCCTCCATTGCTGTATTCCATCACATGGCCACCACTGAGTCTCTTCGCCTCATTCTTGTTGGGGTTATGATTCTGCGAACAGCAAGTCGAGTTCTCGGGATGAACCTTTCTATTGAACATCTGCAGAATCTGCAATCCCACTTTCCATTCTGTTAGTAAAGTTAGTTAGTTTGTTAGTCAGTTAGTTAGTTTGTTACAAACCTTATGCAGTTTGGTTTCAGCTGTGGTTGGATTTGAAGAGCCATTAATGATTTTCCTCTTGAGCATCTTTTTCATGACATGAACTGCTGACTTCTCTGTTTCCTTCTCGGTCCTCTTCTCTTCCGCCTGTTTCGTTTTCTGAAACAGCTCCCCGAGAGAGGTCCGTTGCTCCTTCTGCACCGGTGGTGTAGTCGTCTCTTGCATCCCAATTGCTGATCCAAAAAGGTAGCTCTGTAGAGGACAGATGGTTGCCTCACTCCCACTCTCAGCATTGTCGAGAGGCGGCTTCCCGCTTAGTGTAATAACACTGCAGTGGCTGATCCTTCCAGCACTAACATGGCTGTTCCTCCCTGATGAGAGATTGCAGCTGTCTCCCTCTGCTGCAAGAACCTTTTCAAGTTCATCGTTGATCAGCTTCAGCTCATTCTCTGTCACTTTGGTCTCCTTCTCAGCTATGTGGTCCACAGAGATGGAGAATGTTGGGGTTGGTGGGACGTCCGTGATCACCGGCTCAGTCCCTAGAGTGCCAATGTGAAGGAAGCCATGAAAGAGCTCTGTCAGAGCAGTTTCCCTTTCCTCCTCTTCAagttcctcctcttcctccctcGCAGCCTCTAGGCTCGTAAAGGAGTTCCTCCGGTACATGTCCCTGTGCGCCTTCGTGAAGGGCTTGCCGCCATACCCTCCCTTCTGGTAGGACTGCAGGTCGTCCAACGAGGGCTGCCCGCTAAAACCTGAAAATTTCAACATCAAGACTTCATACTCCAAACAAACATATTGTGAATGTTTACATAGTAATGTGAAGTTATAGGTtgtaactaactaactaactaactaactaaccgAATGAGAATTCTTTTGGCGTTTCGCTGCTGTTCTGCTTGAACTTGCGATGCATCCATCCTAAGAGCTGCAACGGAGACAAGATCAAGATGACGAATGCGAAAACTTGATGAGTTAGAAGAAAAGAGAAAGTGTTATACCTTCATCTTGTGCTTACTGTTAAGAGAGATTGATAAGAAGAGTTGGTGAAACTATTGAACTTTATATAGACTGAGTGTTTTGGTGGCCATTAATCATGTTGGAAAAATCTAATTAGGAGTTAATAGCAACAGTTATCAAGTTAAAATCACATCGGTAACTACTTCTCttcttttcccttttccttttcctatgTCCTTTTTTAATTATCTGTCTATTTTGTAATCAATATTTTATGCTCATTTTACTCATTCAGACATAAAAATGCATGTCATGTTCTTCACTTATAATCATTGATGCATCTTTTAGTACTTCACTACTTCTCATTGTAAGAAAACAAGATCTTTTCACACACATTTACTCACTACTAAATTCCCAGTGTTGTAGTAGTAATTCTGGCATTTTGGTTGATATTGTTGCTAGCAGCCCCAGCTTCGGATAGGCGGATGGACAGTAAAGAATCTCGTACGATGCTAACGTTTCAACATATGCGCCAACAGGGAAGATTGTAAGTTCACAAGAACTGTTAAAACTTGATAGCCAGTTATGGTTAGTCATAGGCCCACAGATTGACAGAGATCATGAAAGGGACCTGTACTAAAAATCCGAGACAGAAATGCCCGGTCCATGGATTTTACGCTTCGTTTTAGTGTTAAGTACAAATCTGAGGACTCTGGATAGAATATACCAGCAATGAGGCTTTTGTTTAGgataaaagtttttttttctgaacCAAAGTTGCATTCTGAAATGCTtgctattttttttgtcatgttTAGGTTTTAGTTAGTATGAAGTGTTATAAATGTCTATTTTAGTAGT
This sequence is a window from Salvia splendens isolate huo1 chromosome 5, SspV2, whole genome shotgun sequence. Protein-coding genes within it:
- the LOC121802574 gene encoding protein LAZY 1-like → MKLLGWMHRKFKQNSSETPKEFSFGFSGQPSLDDLQSYQKGGYGGKPFTKAHRDMYRRNSFTSLEAAREEEEELEEEERETALTELFHGFLHIGTLGTEPVITDVPPTPTFSISVDHIAEKETKVTENELKLINDELEKVLAAEGDSCNLSSGRNSHVSAGRISHCSVITLSGKPPLDNAESGSEATICPLQSYLFGSAIGMQETTTPPVQKEQRTSLGELFQKTKQAEEKRTEKETEKSAVHVMKKMLKRKIINGSSNPTTAETKLHKILQMFNRKVHPENSTCCSQNHNPNKNEAKRLSGGHVMEYSNGGLRPSAEDIIIYPHQARENMLSYKNNQSQNAAKASGDELWVKTDADYLVLEL